A window of Belonocnema kinseyi isolate 2016_QV_RU_SX_M_011 chromosome 10, B_treatae_v1, whole genome shotgun sequence genomic DNA:
ttaatttttaagcaagctgatgaatcgtcaacaaaaaaatgagtttttaacaaagtgtttcaCCTTTAAAtccagtagttgaatttctaaccaacaaAGATCAatgtccaaccaaaaatggaatagttacattttcaactaaaaaagttaattttcaataaaaattgtagcagttgatatttctatcaaaaaaatttaatcttaaattaaggCCAATCGAATTCAACCAagctgaatttttgaaaagtagtttaattttaaattcaaaatatgcatCTTTAgcctatagttaaattttcaacccaagcgaaggaattttcaacaaaatagttaaattttcaaccaatacacatttttcagttaagaaagaaaaaattttcaactaaacactgTACTGTGCAGTTATAAATGCGCATCAGCTGTGATTCCCACGCAAATTTGGCGAGATTCTCCGTGTGTTTTTCATCCTTAGCGCTCGGGTTACTTTAAAGTTGCTCAATATAAATGTTGGCGTTACTTTTTACAATGTACgtgtcaaattaataattatatttctattcaataataaataatacattNNNNNNNNNNNNNNNNNNNNNNNNNNNNNNNNNNNNNNNNNNNNNNNNNNNNNNNNNNNNNNNNNNNNNNNNNNNNNNNNNNNNNNNNNNNNNNNNNNNNGGGTTACTTTAAAGTTGCTCAATATAAATGTTGGCGTTACTTTTTACAATGTACgtgtcaaattaataattatatttctattcaataataaataatacattttttctataagcACCAACTTTCTGTAGTGTATTTTAACGCAATGTAGTTTTACGAACCCTGTGAACCTAAAACTTGATGCATTCATAAATTCAGAAGCACAATGTAAAACCAGTCCTGAAGAGTATAGATTGCCTGAAAACTTCATCGCTATACATTTCTAATATAACCTCCTAATTTCTTATATTTATGACATTGCATGAATATTGAACACCCTAAAGAATACGTTTTCAGAAAGATATTTTTCATTTCGTATTGCAGCCTTCAGGATTCCTCGACACACTCACTTGAATGCATTAGCAGAAGGCAACTTCTTAGCCACTGGTTCACGTATCGTGGGTGGGACGAATACAATTATTTCGAAATACCCCCAATCAAATAAGTACACAAGAACACGGATTTCGCTTTTATGGAGGAAGCATCATATCCGATGAGTGGATAATTACTGCCGGGCATTGTATTATCCAATCTGAGAACAACACCTTAACAATACGGAATGGTTCGACTCTTACATCAGAGGATGGTACTATTGATAATGTAGCAGaaataattattcatgaaaaGTACTATGTGGATGAGTTTGGAGCAGGTCATGATGACGTAGCCCTAATTCGAGtaacttttcttaatttaaagGGAAGAACCACACGGCCAATTATACTGAATGATGTTGTAGAGACGGCCAAGAACCATGGCTAACATCTCTGGTTAGGGAAATAGAAAGAAAACTTATGTTTTATCTGATGTTTTGCAGAAAGCTAAGGTTCCTATAATATCAACAGACAAAATCTGGAACAAAATGTGCATCTTATTTCATCCCTttgccaaaaggacaaatttgtgCTAAACCTCGCCTGCTTGGTGTTTATGCAGAGATTTCGTACTATCGGGATTGGATAAAGGAAAAGAGTGGGGGTTAATTAAGATTAGTGAAAGACATTTGCGTATTGTAAAGCTACTAATtaaatagatatattattatCCAAAAGAGAGTGGTTTGAAGCTATGTCCCGAAAGTCCAGCAGTCATTATCGTTCAAAATCTGATTCACTTTTCTTTAAGTGAAGTTGTTTTATACCTTAGATTTagagtttacaaaattatttctacaaatgAAGCCTTTTCAATGATGTTCTAGGTGTACAATCAAGTTGGAAATCACCTAAGCATCTAGCTTTTTATTGAGAAAAGCTTTGTATGGACTTAGTATAATTGTAGTACGTCAGTTTTCCCCTATTCCATCTTTCTACCCACGGCAAAGTTCCAAAGCTTAAgcagaaatttttctatttgaatttcaGCCCAGGTTTCAGTGATATGCCTGCTGCATCAATTCTTGCAACAATTTTGTTCGCTGAATGCAAACAAGCCTTTCATATCTAATTTAAGACCTGAATTTCGGAAAGAAACTAGTCGAATTGTTGGAGGACATGCAGCGACGATTTCTGAAGTTCCGTATCAACTCTCAATGAAAGTCAGTGCTTCACATTTTTGCGGGGCCTCTATCATCTCTAACAGTTGGGCCTTTACCGCCGATCATTGCTTTTCAAACTACCTTCTCGTTGACCAAATGCAGATTCGGAGTGGAACTAATCAAGTCCACTATTCTGGAAATGTACAGAAAATTAAAGTAGTGATAGTACACGAAAGATATGATTCTNNNNNNNNNNNNNNNNNNNNNNNNNNNNNNNNNNNNNNNNNNNNNNNNNNNNNNNNNNNNNNNNNNNNNNNNNNNNNNNNNNNNNNNNNNNNNNNNNNNNTTTATCTCTCTGTTTTATCACGCCTGAGTGATCACTACACGTCCTCCGTAGCACCCCTCACCCATCCcggcggcgcggcgtcaattctagGAAACACTAAATTCCCGTAGCACTGCGCTTAAAGCCTACTGTATGCCATTTCTTAAGTCCTTCAGCATGAGTACACATAACATCAGACGAATCTACTTCACAGGGCATAGGcatgtaaaaacattaatttttctaatgtgAGTTTAAAATTACTATATGAATTTAATTACAATCAGTATCAACCCGCAACTTTATCTGAAATACTTGCCTTTGTCTGGATGTTTGGCCAAGGGagaggaaaatttcagaaaaccagCTCCTGACTTCAGCCGCTTTATCTGTAGTAAACTAAAATTTCCCGCTCGAACAGAAACGGGATTAAAAGCAGATATTGACATATTatgaattctaaaataattttctgcgcTCCAAAAGTACTTTCCTCTCTATCAACTTTGATGGGCACTGAAAGAATGGTTAGTTGGACAAACTACTTAGTTTGCAGGATATACTAATGCTATTTCGTTAGTTAGGCAAATGAACCAGCCAATGAAAGATCAGTATCAATTAATAAACTCGCAGTGCCGTCTTATAAAAACTAAATACTTGGCCCAACTAACCGTTTTTAAATGAGGCTTAGTAATCCGACACTTTTTCGTTGATGAGGAAACTTTTCTGGATTACAGCTTACCGGATTCATCAAAACTCTTCCCTCTACCTACCAGCAGGATTGAACTTCTCAGAGAGTGATGATCGCATAATAGGTGGTTTATATGCAGATATCAGAGAATTTCCTTATCTCGTAGCTCTTATAATCTACGGAAAAGCCGCTTGTGGAGGGAGCATTATATCTGAAGATTGGGTTCTCACTGCTGCTCATTGATTAGAAAAtcgtttaataaaaaagtacctCACGATTCGAAATGGTTCAACTACATGGCCAACAGGTGGTACTATTCATGAAACAACCGAAATAATTCTTCACGGAGGGTATTCTGCTTATCAGCGTTCAACTTATAACGATATAGGCCCAATTAAACTAAACCCCAAATTTCAATTCAATGAATACACCTGTCAAGCAATCCCACTTATTAATGCCGGAGAGAAGACTGAGCCTGGTACTTTGGCCCTTGCGGGTGGATGGGGAAGAACGGAAGACAATATATATCCCGAACATCTGTTTAAAGTCTTAGTTCCAATACTATCCCGTGAGGAATGCGACTCTTATTTTTCTAGCCCTTTACCAATGGGGCAAATTTGTGCTGGATTCAAGGAAGGTAGTTATGATTCATATGATGGTGATTCAGGTGGTCCATTGTCAGTCGGAAATTTGCTTGTTCGAATAGTGTCTTATGGAAATGGATGTGGTAAGCCTTATGCCCCTGGTGTCTATGCTGAGGTTGCGTACTATCGGAATTGGATAAAGCAAAAAACGGGAATTTGATCCTAATCACAACTGTGTTTCGTTACCAAGAACTTTTTGACGTTTTGTTTAGCTATTCGCATTTACAAATGTATCTTTTGacaataaacatttataaaatataatattttaaaagaaacgtATTCTCTAATCAATGTTTTTTCCCAATATAGTTACATCTTTGCAAAACCAGTTTTTATGCCAAACAATAGGAGGGTTATAAGAgccgatttttttctttaaattaacttcATATAGTGTTACGGACTGGGACGGCTTCGATTTCGAAAGTCGAATTAGAGGAGGGGTGGTGTAATTACAAGACCACTTTAAATTCAGATAAATATTAGACTGTATTCTAGAAGATGAGTTTACATGTGGCGAGATATTCAGCGAGCACAAATATTTTCACGTTTGGAACACTTGGATGTTCTCAGATCCCTGACTCCATACTCATACGTACTTTGGACCACTTGGGTATGTTCAAATTCCTGAAGCTATACTCAAATGTACTTCAGAACACGATAAGTCTTCACAGGTATCTAACACCATACACGCATGCACCTtagacaaatttccaactaagaaagattacttttctaccacaactagaatagtttaatttcctattgaagtagttaaatttcaatcaaggAAATAAATCTTGatgtttccactaaaaaaaaaattaatttcaggtcAATAACAGTTCAATTCCATCAAAAAAGTTAAGCATTTTCAACACAGAAtgaagtaatgataaaatttcttgCAGGAAATTTATCAGATGGACAAAGTTTAGTCAGACAACTTTGCGTTTTTTATAACACATGTGTTCTCAgggaaacacaaaaaaaagtttagccgacatttcgttaaagtttatcctgtaaagttaatttttgttctagagaatctttcatcggaaatcaatgtaaagtttatcttctgtttttacTGTGAACAGactggtaaaattttcaaccagagattaatttttaagcaagctgatgaatcgtcaacaaaaaaatgagtttttaacaaagtgtttcaCATTTAAAtccagtagttgaatttctaaccaacaaAGATCAatgtccaaccaaaaatggaatggttacattttcaactaaaaaagttaattttcaataaaaattgtagcagttgatatttctatcaaaaaattttaatcttaaattaaggCCAATCGAATTCAACCAagctgaatttttgaaaagtagtttaattttaaattcaaaatatgcatCTTTAgcctatagttaaattttcaacccaagcgaaggaattttcaaccaaatagttaaattttcaaccaatacacatttttcagttaagaaagaaaaaattttcaactaaacactgTACTGTGCAGTTATAAGTGCGCATCAGCTGTGATTCCCACGCAAATTTGGTGAGATTCTCCGTGTGTTTTTCATCCTTAGCGCCCGGGTTACTTTAAAGTTGCTCAATATAAATGTTGGCGTTACTTTTTACAATGTACgtgtcaaattaataattatatttctattcaataataaataatacattNNNNNNNNNNNNNNNNNNNNNNNNNNNNNNNNNNNNNNNNNNNNNNNNNNNNNNNNNNNNNNNNNNNNNNNNNNNNNNNNNNNNNNNNNNNNNNNNNNNNaaccatatagttgaattttcaaacagaaaggtcattttaacgaaatattgaatacttaagttttcaaccaacgtgatgaatttttaattgcaataataaatcttcaactggaacagttgaatttttaacagaaaagattatttcaaaccaaagagattcATTTGCTACGCAGAAATACaaccttttaataaaaatacaagaattttcaactaaaaaagataaattttctgcaaacgatataataattaatttcttggttaaaaaattaacgcttaacaattcaaatgaatttccaacaaaagtgaTGGAATAtccaattgaaatagttcaatctttagttgaaaaattaatttttaacaaaaaaaaagaaaaattttcaagaaaattgttaaaatttcacctaaaacagttacattttttgtaaaaaatgatttttcaacaaaataattcagatttcAATTGAGAAAGATTTTCTAGCGAGCAAAGAGGAATGTTTTTAACCatggagttgaattttcgagcagtaatgtatattttaaactaagaaacttaatttttctccaaaagaGATAAGCAACAATACCcgtaaaaacatcatttttaaccaagaaaatgaatttgcaataaaatagttacattttcaacgaaatcgaaTCTGAATTAAGTtattctggatttagtgtttccaaaaattgacgccgcgccgccgGGATGGGTGAAGGGTGCTACGGGGGACGTGTAGTGATCACTCAGGCGTGATAAAACAGAGAGTTGAATAGGAGAAATGCCAAAAACtacactaaatccagatttgactgtaattataattggaaaaaataagtttataggGTAATGTAAAATGGATATCATAATACAGTAAGAAGCAGAGTAGACACAAGAAactaagatttcaatttttttagtttatttacaactttttgtcaaaacaaaatcatagttttttctgtgtaaacaTATGGACGAGCTTAATGAACGTTTCCCCACATTGATCTTAATTTCAGCGATTGGAACAATATTTGTATAAGTTAAAATTCACTGTTAATCAATGGCGATTCACTGAAACTACAAGAATTTTCTATCACGGAAAACTCAGCGAAAATTCTGCAACTTTTCTATTTGCAAACCGGTGAAACATGACTGGAGTTTTAGTGGGAAACTACAACAGAAGAGTTTGTgtgtttttacgaaaatagggaaataacaGGTAAAATATATTGCATCTCTTAGaaagtacttgaatttaaaaaaaactcaattttcaaacaaaaaagatgatttttaacaaaatagttgaattttaaaaaaacactgaTGAGTTTCATGAAATAGTGGAATCTTAAACTGAacgagattaattctgaaaccgaaatgcagtaaaagtttgcaataaaaatgattacgtttcaacaaaaaggtgagtttttaacaaaatagttgcaatttcagcaaatttattaaatttttaacttaatagtaaaattttcatccaaacattatatagtagacttttcaattaaaaataatttaatttaaacaaaaaagatgagttttctaccgaaagataagttttcaattcaaGTGGATggattttctatctgaaaatgcaaattttcaataaaacagtttagtttttgacaaaaaattattaatttttaagagaatagttgaatttttaactaatattgaattttttaaccaaattttagattttctaaccaaaaaaattaagttctaattagaaatataatagtaggctttttaaccgaaaaagatggctttttgatctaacgatgaattttcaaaccaacaggANNNNNNNNNNNNNNNNNNNNNNNNNNNNNNNNNNNNNNNNNNNNNNNNNNNNNNNNNNNNNNNNNNNNNNNNNNNNNNNNNNNNNNNNNNNNNNNNNNNNgagaaattaatgtttttacatgCCCATACCCTGTGAAGTAGATTCGTCTGATGTTATATGTAATCATGCTAAAGGACTTAAAAAATGGCATACAATAGGTTTGAAGCGCAGTGCTACGGGAATTAAATGAACTATTCTTATAAAAGAACAATAATGAGCCTAGGcaattttcactaaatatttttttttcaatttctgtattattgatttttatgtaataataaatttgcGCAACTTCGAacccagaaatgaattttcaactaacaaagttTATATTTAAGCCGAGAAAAGGTtgttatgtttataaaaatcagttgatttgacaaaaaaaagaattttcagcagtagttgaattttctacaaaaaatatttttcaatcataaaagacaaaaaaattaatctaagatCTTGAGTTTTCGTGACAAGAAAACGatctttccacaaaaaagtttaattttcaattaagtaatcgaattttctatcaaaaagatatattttcagaccagaaaactcattttctactataaaagacaaCATATAAGAAAAAACATCAttattgaaccaaatagtttaatcttgaaACAAGAAGATctacaaagaaaagaaaatttggaacaaattatacaattttttaaccatatagttgaattttcaaactgaaagatcattttaacgaaatattgaatacttaagttttcaacgaacgtgatgaaattttaattgcaataataaatcttcaactggaacagttgaatttttaacagaaaagattatttcaaaccaaagagattcATTTGCTATGCAGAAATACaaccttttaataaaatacaagaattttcaactaaaaaagataaattttctgcaaacgatataataattaatttcttggttaaaaaattaacgctAAACAATTCaaatgcatttacaacaaaagcGATGGAATAtccaattgaaatagttcaatttttagttaaaaaattaatttttactaaaaaaaagaagaattttcaagaaaatagttaaaatttcacctaaaaccgttacattttttgtaaaaaatgatttttcaacaaaataattcagatttcaattgaaaaagattttctagCGAGCAAAGAGGAATGTTTTTAACCATggtgttgaattttcgagcagtaatgtatattttaaacttagaaacttaatttttctccaaaagaGATAAGCAACAATACCcgtaaaaacatcatttttaaccaagaaaatgaatttgcaataaaatagttacattttcaacgaaatcgaaTCTGAATTAAGTtattctggatttagtgtttccaaaaattgacgccgcgccgccgGGATTGGTAAGGGGTGCTACGGGGGACGTGTAGTGATCACTCAGGCGTGATGAAACAGAGAGATAAATAGGAGCAAAGCCAAAAACTACACAGCATCCAGATTTGACTGtaattataattggaaaaaataagtttgaaggGTAATGTAAAATGGATATCATAATACAGTAAGAAGCAGAGTAGACGCAAGAAactatgatttcaatttttttagtttatttacagCTTTTTGTCAAAACAAAATCATAGCTTTTTCTGTGTAAACATATGGACCAGCTTAATGAACGTTTCCCCACATTGATCTTAATTTCAGCAAttggaacaatatttgaataagttAAAATTCACTGTTAATCAATGGCGATTCACtgaaattacaagaattttctaTCACGGAAGCCTCAGCGAAAATTCGGCAACTTTTCTATTTGGAAACCGGTGAAACATGACTGAAGTTTCAGTGGGAAACTACAATAGAAGAGTTTGtgtattttaacgaaaatagggaaataacaGGTAAAATATAGTGCATCtcttagaaaatagttgaattaaaaaaaaaactcaattttcaaacaaaaaagatgatttttaacaaaatagttgaatttttaactaatattgaattttttaaccaaattttagattttttaacgaagaaaattaagttctaattacaaatataatagtaggctttttaaccgaaaaagatggctttttgatctaacgatgaattttcaaaccaacaggAAGAATCATCAAGAAAACCGttgtatttttgatgaaaaattataaatttttaacgatgaagttgaaattttcaacaaaataattaaatttttaaccaaatagtagaattttctaccaaaatacataaattgtggACCAAGAATATAAgagtaggatttaaaaaaaaaaggacttttcaaccaaagaaaatcaaaataattaatttttcaccaaatatttgaattctcaacaaaataatttcccaatcaaaatttagaatttttcaccaaagaaatgaattttgaaacagaaatctAATAATACTagacttcttaaccaaaaaagatgacttctcaactaaaactattttttcacctgacgacgaattttcaatccatttcaaTCCATTTCtgatcaaataatataaataataatgaattaaaccatacattttttcattcaaataaaagaatttttcaactgaaaggcgaattttttacataaaggtggaagcttttaaccaaatagttcgattttccagtaaaaatacagtgttgaaccaaaagagatgaattctgaaccaaaaatataatacatgaaattatttgaaatactgtggaattgttccataaaaaatgttggattttggtaaaatttcgtgtgctttttggaattttttaaatgctttaactctggtaatttttggttttataaaaaaatgtatttagataaACTGTTCCACTATTTGAATTGTAAAAACATCCATACAGAacatctttgaattttgaaataagtggactcaaaaaaattaaaaatgcgctcaattttgaatttttatccaaaatagttgaataacgaacttggcatttagcttaggatactaaaagggtgtaccaaaggccaatacaATAGATCGATTTTTTCCGAATTAATCCAGAAATAGGGGAAACTTGTTGAAAAGAGAAGGAGAGTGGGGAATAGGGTGaagattgtgaaaaattttaattttacagaaaatgaaaATCAATCNNNNNNNNNNNNNNNNNNNNNNNNNNNNNNNNNNNNNNNNNNNNNNNNNNNNNNNNNNNNNNNNNNNNNNNNNNNNNNNNNNNNNNNNNNNNNNNNNNNNaaaaaatccaaaaaaatacgttataggtttttggagtcgctaattacgaatctggcatccgttgaactctatcgcttcaggttcaaggtcatttgaaggttaaatcgagaaaaacggtaaaaaaattttttttaaatatgttataggtttttggggtcgctgattatgaactttgtgtccgctgacctttatcgtgTCAGGTTCAAGCTCaagggaaggtcaaatcgagagaaaacactgaaaaaaaaatatgttataggttttcgatttgaccttcaaatgaccttcaaatcaccttgaacctgaagcgatagagttcaacggatgccagattcgtaattagcgactccaaaaacctataacgtatttttttggatttttttaccgttttctctcgatttgaccttccaatgaccttgaacctcacgcgataaaagtcaaaggacgccagatttgtattcgacgaccccgaaaaccaaagtaaacccgagctaacctcagaatacatgtttaagagtgtcaaatctctcgaaaatacagctGGTGGGTACAGTAGGAAAAACTAATCCTTTCAggaactactgttaaataaacaatttcaacctgaaatattttttctgagttCTGCTTCGAAGCTTCCattaagatttacagaaatttacaATAGATCtgttttgtcgattttatcaatcattttaaagataagaaacttatgggattgattgtacgtagtgtacatccttaaatcccttaaaagaatttaaatcctttagtactacaaattattgaaatttattcaaaatttcttggaatttttgaaaatatttaacatttttttcaatcctataaaggtttttgaaattatttgaaactttttgactGTTCAAgagttcttaaaaatgtattaacatttctaaatcttttgggattccttcaaattatcgaaatatacttgaaattttttggaattttttcaaacatctgaaattcttctaaattatttaaaatcaggcctttgattttaaaaattcaaaataaaaaa
This region includes:
- the LOC117181586 gene encoding trypsin-4-like; translated protein: MNTNILIILTLVVTTNAYRIHQNSSLYLPAGLNFSESDDRIIGGLYADIREFPYLVALIIYGKAACGGSIISEDWVLTAAH
- the LOC117181987 gene encoding trypsin eta-like; protein product: MVQLHGQQVRSTYNDIGPIKLNPKFQFNEYTCQAIPLINAGEKTEPGTLALAGGWGRTEDNIYPEHLFKVLVPILSREECDSYFSSPLPMGQICAGFKEGSYDSYDGDSGGPLSVGNLLVRIVSYGNGCGKPYAPGVYAEVAYYRNWIKQKTGI